The following proteins come from a genomic window of Paenibacillus swuensis:
- a CDS encoding polysaccharide lyase 8 family protein → MTLYTRKIEAKVKMLTALMVSTIMVGVVPLNGLVLATGSESVPSALTSTTDATATATAITEETWDSLRGKWKEMLTGGEAYDPAHPDIAERIRSITELAQSFRSSMAQGDARTVLWSDIPGTSNSDHITTNYSRLRSMALAYATKGSALYEDPTTKSEILAALEWLYKHRYNENSTKFGNWYPWDIGIPVALNDILVLMYDELDEASIHKYLAPIDKFTPTADGTSLEYWGANKTWRCTAIALRGILGKNEAKVAQARDQISPVFDYVTHLDGFYEDGSFIQHEKYAYTGGYGVSLLRDVGNFVYLLSDSPWQVTDPKAANMFRWVHDSFMPLMYKGAMMDMVRGREISRDYNQDHESGHSVIRAVLRLSQIAPQDEAAAFRSMAKYWIEQDTYKKFNSSSSVEMIVLADRILKDSAILPMKEPVGTKVFSAMDRVTHYRPGYALGISMFSNRIGTHETINIENLKGWYTAHGMSYLYNNDLSQFSDGFWPTVNPYRLPGTTVDTVKRADALGNGFLSPKSHVGGVQINKEYSAVAMDLQDFGNLLSDRIYSLGENTGEVTAEFDVTPLFDRNDPQNNAIVGYVDSSNPVAELAKSNMLIRMSQQGTFDVRNGANYEATVKIPYEKGKTYHVRMVSNTQTQKYDVWITDESGAETKITNNYSYRTGASEINDIGKMFVWRSNIQKVDIKLENHYVNGVATSLTPVMEPVMTAKKAWFLLDNEIVALGAGISAPEGRTVETIVENRKLNTAGDNVLTVDGVRKESGLGAKEELNNVKWAHLQGSVPGADIGYYFPQAATLHTLRESRTGSWSDIDGRILGRTPFTRNYMTLWFNHGVQPEQAAYAYVLLPNMTSEQVKAYSAKPEITVLENSSELQAVKDTKQGLLGVHFWKEGSRAVEGVKSLTPSSVMLKETGKETEIALSDPTQKQEQLVIEYTTKNAKLIEAGAGVQVKVMKDSVQITVDVKNAQGKSFTVKLKTHK, encoded by the coding sequence ATGACATTGTATACGCGAAAAATTGAGGCCAAAGTGAAGATGTTAACGGCACTGATGGTGTCAACAATTATGGTTGGTGTTGTGCCCTTGAATGGTTTGGTGTTGGCAACTGGATCCGAAAGTGTCCCATCAGCGTTAACCTCAACAACGGACGCAACTGCGACCGCGACCGCAATTACGGAGGAGACCTGGGACAGCCTGCGCGGGAAATGGAAGGAAATGCTGACAGGGGGAGAAGCTTATGACCCTGCGCATCCCGATATTGCGGAGCGGATTCGCTCCATCACCGAGTTAGCCCAGTCATTCCGAAGCTCGATGGCCCAAGGCGATGCCCGAACGGTGTTATGGTCCGATATACCGGGGACTTCCAACTCGGATCACATTACAACGAACTACAGCCGCCTGCGCTCCATGGCTTTGGCCTATGCCACCAAGGGGTCTGCTTTGTACGAGGATCCAACTACAAAAAGTGAAATTCTGGCCGCTCTGGAATGGCTCTATAAGCATCGGTATAACGAGAACAGCACGAAATTCGGCAACTGGTATCCGTGGGATATCGGTATCCCCGTAGCGTTAAACGACATCTTGGTTCTGATGTACGATGAACTGGATGAAGCCAGCATTCATAAGTATTTGGCACCGATTGACAAGTTTACGCCTACCGCGGACGGCACCTCATTGGAATACTGGGGTGCTAATAAAACATGGAGATGCACAGCTATCGCGTTAAGAGGCATCTTGGGCAAGAACGAGGCCAAGGTGGCACAAGCCAGGGACCAGATCAGTCCCGTATTCGATTATGTCACGCACCTTGACGGTTTCTACGAAGACGGTTCATTCATCCAGCATGAGAAATATGCCTACACAGGCGGATACGGTGTAAGTCTTCTTCGGGACGTCGGTAACTTCGTCTATCTGTTAAGTGATTCCCCATGGCAAGTTACCGATCCGAAAGCCGCTAATATGTTTCGGTGGGTTCACGATTCCTTCATGCCTCTGATGTACAAGGGAGCGATGATGGATATGGTGCGGGGCAGGGAGATCTCGCGTGACTACAATCAAGACCATGAGTCGGGTCACAGCGTCATTCGCGCGGTGCTTCGTTTGTCGCAGATTGCTCCGCAGGACGAGGCGGCGGCGTTCCGGTCCATGGCGAAGTATTGGATCGAACAGGACACGTATAAGAAATTCAATTCCAGTTCCTCCGTGGAGATGATTGTACTGGCGGATCGAATTCTGAAGGACAGCGCAATCTTACCCATGAAAGAACCCGTAGGAACGAAGGTGTTCTCCGCTATGGACAGAGTTACGCATTACCGTCCTGGGTATGCGCTCGGCATCAGTATGTTCTCCAACCGGATCGGTACGCATGAAACCATAAACATTGAGAATTTGAAAGGTTGGTATACGGCTCACGGCATGAGCTACTTGTATAATAACGATTTGTCTCAGTTCAGCGACGGGTTCTGGCCTACAGTTAATCCTTACAGACTTCCGGGAACGACGGTGGATACCGTGAAGCGAGCCGATGCGCTTGGGAACGGATTCTTGAGTCCGAAATCTCATGTGGGCGGCGTCCAGATTAACAAGGAATACAGTGCCGTGGCTATGGACTTACAGGACTTCGGCAATCTGTTAAGTGACCGAATTTACAGTCTTGGCGAGAACACCGGGGAAGTAACGGCCGAATTCGATGTAACCCCGCTTTTCGACAGGAATGATCCCCAGAACAACGCCATTGTCGGTTATGTGGATTCCTCGAACCCGGTAGCGGAACTGGCCAAGTCTAATATGCTGATTCGGATGTCACAGCAAGGGACGTTCGATGTAAGAAACGGCGCGAACTACGAAGCAACGGTTAAAATTCCTTACGAGAAAGGAAAGACGTATCACGTTCGGATGGTATCCAACACGCAAACACAGAAGTATGACGTATGGATCACCGATGAATCGGGCGCGGAGACGAAGATTACGAACAATTACAGCTATAGAACCGGGGCGTCTGAGATTAATGATATTGGCAAAATGTTCGTGTGGCGAAGCAATATACAGAAAGTGGACATCAAGTTGGAAAACCATTATGTAAATGGTGTTGCAACGAGCCTCACTCCTGTAATGGAACCTGTGATGACCGCCAAGAAAGCCTGGTTTCTCCTGGATAACGAGATTGTCGCTTTGGGAGCGGGTATATCCGCACCGGAAGGACGAACGGTGGAAACGATTGTGGAGAACCGCAAGCTGAATACAGCAGGAGACAATGTGCTTACAGTTGACGGGGTGCGGAAGGAAAGCGGACTTGGCGCTAAAGAAGAGCTGAACAATGTGAAGTGGGCGCATCTGCAAGGGAGTGTTCCGGGGGCCGATATCGGATATTATTTCCCACAGGCAGCAACCCTTCATACGCTTAGAGAATCAAGAACAGGCAGTTGGAGCGATATTGACGGACGTATTTTGGGAAGAACACCGTTTACCCGCAACTATATGACGCTGTGGTTTAATCACGGGGTACAGCCGGAGCAAGCCGCCTACGCTTATGTCCTGCTCCCGAACATGACATCCGAGCAAGTGAAAGCGTACAGCGCCAAGCCTGAAATTACCGTGCTGGAGAACTCCTCCGAGCTTCAGGCTGTGAAAGACACCAAGCAAGGCTTGCTTGGTGTCCATTTCTGGAAAGAAGGAAGCCGCGCAGTCGAAGGAGTCAAGAGTCTGACCCCTTCCTCTGTCATGCTGAAGGAAACCGGCAAGGAAACGGAGATTGCCCTGTCGGATCCTACACAGAAGCAAGAACAACTGGTTATCGAATACACGACGAAGAACGCGAAGCTGATTGAAGCCGGAGCGGGTGTGCAGGTAAAGGTGATGAAGGACTCCGTACAGATCACCGTCGATGTGAAGAATGCGCAAGGCAAGAGCTTCACAGTCAAGTTGAAAACTCATAAATAG